One window of the Natronomonas marina genome contains the following:
- a CDS encoding TMEM165/GDT1 family protein gives MADYLTVVAVAFVAQLAVLPGEKVQFIIAGLSTRYHPLGVVAAAGAAFAGWTALEIWLGSALRSAFPTVVLDAVTAGLFLVFAVLLARSAPASDREVPTETDGGRLAVDDVRVPVVDRTVPDALGGYLPIFVLMAVGEVGDKTQLVTIGLAAQYGATSAIWVGEMAAIVPVSLLNAYFFHRFAHLFEMRTAHFVAAGLFAFFGLDTVLAILTGFSVWETVVETVAELLVALA, from the coding sequence GTGGCCGACTACCTCACCGTCGTCGCCGTCGCCTTCGTCGCCCAGCTGGCGGTCCTGCCGGGCGAGAAGGTGCAGTTCATCATCGCCGGGCTGTCGACCCGGTATCACCCGCTCGGGGTAGTCGCCGCGGCCGGCGCGGCCTTCGCCGGCTGGACGGCGCTCGAAATCTGGCTCGGCAGCGCGCTCCGGTCGGCGTTCCCGACGGTCGTCCTCGACGCGGTCACCGCCGGGCTGTTTCTGGTCTTCGCGGTCCTGCTCGCGCGGTCGGCGCCGGCGTCCGACCGGGAGGTGCCGACCGAGACGGACGGCGGTCGCCTGGCCGTCGACGACGTCCGCGTCCCCGTCGTCGACCGGACGGTCCCGGACGCCCTCGGCGGCTATCTGCCCATCTTCGTACTCATGGCTGTCGGCGAGGTCGGCGACAAGACCCAGCTCGTCACCATCGGGCTGGCCGCACAGTACGGCGCAACCTCGGCTATCTGGGTCGGCGAGATGGCCGCCATCGTCCCCGTCAGCCTCCTGAACGCGTACTTCTTCCACCGGTTCGCCCACCTCTTCGAGATGCGGACGGCCCACTTCGTCGCCGCCGGTCTCTTCGCGTTCTTCGGGCTGGACACCGTGCTGGCGATACTGACCGGCTTCTCGGTGTGGGAGACGGTCGTCGAGACGGTCGCGGAGTTGCTCGTCGCGCTCGCGTAG
- a CDS encoding YbhB/YbcL family Raf kinase inhibitor-like protein translates to MTELTISSPAFDDGGPIPDRYGYTAENVNPPLSIAGVPDGTVSLLLLVDDPDAVEPAGHIWDHWLVWDVPPDTEEIPEDWDAEGAVEGQNDYGEQGYGGPNPPDGEHTYRFRLYALDAELGLPPSATRDDVADAVTGHIVEKATLEGTYAP, encoded by the coding sequence ATGACAGAACTCACCATCTCCAGTCCAGCGTTCGACGACGGCGGACCGATTCCCGACAGGTACGGCTACACGGCCGAGAACGTCAATCCCCCGCTGTCCATCGCGGGCGTCCCCGACGGCACGGTGTCGCTCCTTTTGCTCGTCGACGACCCCGACGCCGTCGAACCGGCGGGTCACATCTGGGACCACTGGCTCGTGTGGGACGTCCCGCCCGACACCGAGGAGATTCCCGAGGACTGGGACGCCGAGGGTGCCGTCGAGGGGCAGAACGACTACGGCGAGCAGGGCTACGGCGGCCCGAACCCGCCCGACGGCGAGCACACCTACCGGTTCCGGCTGTACGCGCTGGACGCCGAGTTGGGCCTGCCGCCGTCGGCCACCCGGGACGACGTCGCCGACGCCGTCACCGGCCACATCGTCGAGAAGGCGACGCTCGAGGGAACCTACGCGCCGTAG
- the engB gene encoding GTP-binding protein EngB, translating to MFDTRPDRDAEIVLVGRSNVGKSTLMREITGHDSFATGGSPGVTTEPNHFDWAAEDFVVTDLPGFGFMAGVPEDVRERIKTDVVRYVEEYAENILVGILVVDGKAAVDIIDRHSGPDEIPHDVEMFGFLQEVGVPAVVAVNKMDKVDDRDERLNELAERLGLYPPWQQFDHVLAPVSAKRGSIDPLNEAVRHHLHEQQRDDLFKFF from the coding sequence ATGTTCGACACGCGCCCGGACCGCGACGCCGAAATCGTGCTGGTCGGGCGGTCCAACGTCGGGAAGTCGACGTTGATGCGCGAGATCACCGGCCACGACTCGTTTGCGACCGGCGGCAGCCCCGGCGTCACGACGGAACCGAACCACTTCGACTGGGCCGCCGAGGATTTCGTCGTCACCGACCTGCCCGGCTTCGGCTTCATGGCCGGCGTCCCCGAGGACGTCCGCGAGCGCATCAAGACCGACGTCGTCCGCTACGTCGAGGAGTACGCCGAGAACATCCTCGTCGGCATCCTCGTCGTCGACGGGAAGGCCGCCGTCGACATCATCGACCGCCACTCCGGCCCCGACGAAATCCCCCACGACGTCGAGATGTTCGGCTTCCTGCAGGAGGTCGGGGTGCCGGCCGTCGTCGCCGTCAACAAGATGGACAAGGTCGACGACCGCGACGAGCGCCTGAACGAACTCGCCGAGCGCCTCGGTCTCTACCCGCCCTGGCAGCAGTTCGACCACGTTCTGGCGCCCGTCTCCGCGAAACGCGGCAGTATCGACCCGCTGAACGAGGCCGTCCGACACCACCTCCACGAGCAGCAGCGGGACGACCTGTTCAAGTTCTTCTGA
- a CDS encoding TIGR00341 family protein — MRLVQVTIPAGKREAVLDLLDEEGIDYVVTDETSGREYTAVAYFPLPTNAVEPILEALREAGLEREAYTVVVSAETVASEKFEALQEEYAEREESEERIARQELEARANDLAPSLPTYLVMTVVSAVIATAGLLLDSPATVVGSMVIAPLIGPAMSAAVGSVVDDAEMFRRGVVLQALGVTLAVAAATAFAILVQATNLVPPGLDPLALSEVEERLSPNFLSLAVAIGAGVAGAISLTTGVSTALVGVMIAVALIPPAATVGIGIAYGEPALALGSVVLVAVNVLSINLAALVVLWYSGYRPEQFFRQDEARVATLKRVAVLVAAIAVLSLFLGGVTYDSYRTAQTEQEIRGAVVAELNGSAYQAYELIEIEVSNEAQRVLFRQPRNVTVTVGVPPDAPRPGLADPIEQRLAARHEVNVTVDVLYLEIERSG, encoded by the coding sequence GTGCGACTCGTTCAGGTGACCATCCCCGCCGGCAAGCGGGAGGCGGTACTGGACCTCCTCGACGAGGAGGGCATCGACTACGTCGTCACCGACGAGACGAGCGGCCGGGAGTACACCGCGGTCGCGTACTTCCCGCTGCCGACCAACGCCGTCGAGCCGATACTGGAGGCCCTCCGGGAGGCCGGCCTCGAACGGGAGGCCTACACCGTCGTCGTGAGCGCGGAGACGGTCGCCTCCGAGAAGTTCGAGGCGCTCCAGGAGGAGTACGCCGAGCGCGAGGAGAGCGAGGAGCGCATCGCCCGCCAGGAACTGGAGGCCCGTGCCAACGACCTCGCGCCGTCGCTGCCGACGTACCTCGTGATGACGGTGGTGTCGGCGGTCATCGCGACGGCCGGTCTCCTGCTGGACTCGCCGGCGACCGTGGTCGGGTCGATGGTCATCGCGCCGCTCATCGGGCCCGCGATGTCGGCGGCGGTCGGCAGCGTCGTCGACGACGCCGAGATGTTCCGCCGCGGGGTCGTCCTGCAGGCGCTCGGCGTCACGCTCGCCGTTGCCGCGGCGACGGCCTTCGCCATCCTCGTGCAGGCGACGAACCTCGTCCCGCCGGGGCTTGACCCGCTGGCGCTGTCGGAGGTCGAGGAACGGCTCTCGCCGAACTTCCTGTCGCTCGCGGTCGCCATCGGCGCGGGCGTCGCCGGCGCAATCAGCCTCACGACGGGCGTCTCGACGGCGCTGGTCGGCGTCATGATAGCCGTGGCGCTCATCCCGCCGGCCGCGACGGTCGGTATCGGCATCGCCTACGGCGAACCGGCGCTGGCGCTCGGGTCGGTCGTCCTCGTCGCGGTGAACGTCCTCTCGATCAACCTCGCCGCCCTGGTCGTCCTGTGGTACTCGGGGTACCGCCCGGAGCAGTTCTTCCGGCAGGACGAAGCCCGCGTGGCGACGCTCAAGCGAGTGGCCGTCCTCGTGGCCGCCATCGCGGTGCTGTCGCTGTTCCTCGGCGGCGTCACCTACGACTCCTACCGGACGGCCCAGACCGAACAGGAGATACGCGGCGCGGTCGTCGCCGAGTTGAACGGCTCGGCCTACCAGGCGTACGAACTCATCGAAATCGAGGTCAGCAACGAGGCCCAGCGGGTGCTCTTCCGGCAGCCGCGGAACGTCACCGTCACCGTCGGCGTCCCGCCCGACGCCCCCCGTCCCGGGCTAGCCGACCCCATCGAGCAGCGCCTCGCGGCCCGCCACGAAGTGAACGTCACCGTCGACGTGCTCTACCTCGAAATCGAGCGGAGCGGGTAG
- a CDS encoding SIMPL domain-containing protein, with protein sequence MQRDRLPILVVVAALLAATLAGAALVAPTGAQDPDANADRTISVDATGDADAAPDEAVVRVAATAAGDDPGAVRDNLSANADALRSELAAAGVNESNYETEEYRIQEYRRPPEEGGETPDYRGIHGFVVTLDDPQKAGDVVDAAANAGAEIQVVRFTLSEERRTELRERAIENAMDDARAQAVTIADNGDLQVTSVARVDASQQQYRPVAYESAAPRAADAGGADTSVETGEVSVSYQVRVTYNATRA encoded by the coding sequence ATGCAGCGAGACAGACTCCCCATCCTGGTCGTCGTCGCGGCGCTGCTGGCCGCGACGCTGGCCGGGGCCGCCCTGGTGGCGCCGACCGGCGCCCAGGACCCCGACGCGAACGCCGACCGGACCATCTCCGTCGACGCGACCGGCGACGCCGACGCCGCCCCCGACGAGGCCGTCGTCAGGGTCGCCGCGACCGCCGCGGGCGACGACCCCGGCGCCGTCCGGGACAACCTCTCGGCGAACGCCGACGCGCTCCGTTCGGAACTGGCCGCCGCCGGCGTCAACGAGAGCAACTACGAGACCGAGGAGTACCGCATCCAGGAGTACCGACGGCCGCCCGAGGAGGGCGGCGAGACCCCCGACTACCGGGGCATCCACGGCTTCGTCGTCACACTCGACGACCCCCAGAAGGCGGGTGACGTCGTCGACGCCGCCGCGAACGCCGGCGCCGAAATCCAGGTCGTCCGGTTCACCCTCTCGGAGGAGCGCCGCACCGAACTCCGCGAGCGGGCAATCGAGAACGCGATGGACGACGCGCGAGCGCAGGCCGTCACCATCGCCGACAACGGCGACCTGCAGGTGACGAGCGTCGCCCGCGTCGACGCCTCCCAGCAGCAGTACCGCCCCGTCGCCTACGAGTCGGCCGCTCCCCGCGCGGCCGACGCCGGCGGTGCCGACACGTCCGTCGAGACCGGCGAGGTCTCGGTCAGCTACCAGGTGCGCGTGACCTACAACGCGACCCGCGCCTGA